In Haliscomenobacter hydrossis DSM 1100, the DNA window TATCCACCGTAGCGGGTAAGGTGGCGTATACGTAGCCATGCTCATCCATATGGGCATCGCTTGCCCCTATTGCTTGCAATTCCTGCGCCAATACACGGCCGAGGTCTTTTTGTTTTTCGGTACTGGGGAAGGTTTTGGAATGGGGATCTGATTGGGTGTCGATCTGGACGTAGCGCAAAAAGCGCTCCAAGACGCTGTGTTGAATGGGTGGCAGCATGTTTTTTTGACAAATTTAGGATTTATGTTGAATTGCTTGGGGAAGCTTTAAAAATAACTGATCTTTGGATTAGCGCTTAATTTATACAAAATACTTTTTAGCTTTTATTTCCCGCTACCCGTCGAAAAACTGCATCCTGTCCTCGACTTTTGTGGTCAGAGGATACAGCTTAGTTGTAAACCCCGCGCGGGGAGGGCAGGTGAAATTTTGGCGAATTTATTTTTTTGACCTGCAAGGCGCAAAGCGCAGACGTAGCCGAAGCTACGGCGAGCATTTGCAACGCAGCAGGGCGAAAAAAGAAAGAGACAAAAATCACCTGGTCTTCCCGTGCGGGGTATCACCACCAAAACCTGAAACGAGTCATGAAAAATCAATCCCTATTGCTGTTCGCCTTTGTAGCCCTGATTAGTTGGAGTTGTGGCACCAGTTCTACCTTGTTGGAAGTACTCCAACCTTCCCAAATTGTACTCCCTGAAGACATCAAAGTAGTAGCCCTGATCGACCGAAGTAAACCGGAAAAAGGTTTTGCCAACTTTATGGAGGGAGCCTTTTCTGGCGAAGATTTTGGCCAGGATCGCGAAGGTCGCCGCCTGGCACTGCAAAACCTCACCACCACCCTTACCCGTACCCCAACCCTCCAGATCAAAGGAACCGGGGTGGAATATACGGGCAGCAAAAACGGCAAACAAATGTTGCCGCCGCTCAATTGGGATGAGATCAAATCAATCTGTAGCAAATATGGTGCAGATGCCGTGATTGCCCTGGAATCATTTGACTCCTCCTCCGACATTTCCTACAGCCAATCCAGCTACAAGTCCAAACAAAAAGACGGCACCGAAATCACCAAATACACCCATACCGCACGGCGGAATGTACGCGTTTACATGGGTTGGCGGGTATACGATCCCAAGTTAAGGGTAGTGGTAGATGAAAACACCACCAATGAATCGGACGAAGATACCGCGACAGGTGATACCCAGGACAGAGCACGCACCAACCTGCGTTCTCAGCTTACCGCAGTACGTGAACTCGCCGCAAAAGCTGGCGATAGTTACGGCAAACGGATTGCGCCAGTATGGGTCAACGTGAGTCGCACCTATTACACGACCGCCAAGGGTGCAGATAAAGATGCCATGGAACAAGCCCACCGCCTTACCCAGGCGGGCAAATGGGAAGAAGCCGCTGAAGTTTGGAACGATTTACTCAGCTCTGCCCGCGATCCTAAAACCAAAGGCAAAGCGGCCCATAACCTCGCCCTTGCTTTTGAACGCAACGGTAACCTCAGCAAGGCCGAAGATTGGGCAGGCAAGGCCTATACCCAATACGGGAATAAAACCTCCCAAAACTACGTGTACGTCATCCAGCAGCGGATCTCCGATCAAGCGAGATTGGATTACCAGCTCAAAAAGGTAAAACCGTAGGGAATGACGAATATTTCGAGTGACGAGTGACTAATGAGTGACGAATTTTTCGAGTAACGAATGACGAATGGGCGCCCCTCCGTGCCAGATGGTGCGGACAATTCGTCATTCGTTACTCGGAATATTCGTCATTTAGACATTTGCTTCGTCCCTTTTTTCCTAGGATTCGTCCCAAATTGTGTCAGTGGAGCAGGAAATGACCTTTCTTTGAAGTTCATCCGACTGTTCATGAAGGGACTACTATTCGACTTTTTTGTATGGAGTGCAGGTTCGGACCGGGAAATCCTGGACCGAACTGGCCGCTCCGAGCACATCAAGCACGCCGGCTACGGCGGCCTGGTCTTGGTACCTGCGGTGCTGGGATTATTCTCCATGATGTACGCGGTATCTACGTTGACCTCCAAACCTTTTGTATTTATTGGGGCGGGGATCATCTGGGCGGCCATCGTGTTTATCTTTGACCGCTTTATCGTTTCCACTTTCCGCAAATCCGACAACCCGCGCAAGGATTTGTTTTCCTTCCTCTTTTTAAGCCGTTTGTTGTTTTCCATTGGCATTGGGGTGCTGGTATCGCACCCGATTGTGCTGTTGGTTTTTGACGACAGCCTGGAGCAGGAGCTTTTTGCCATGAAAGAAGAGGGCGAAAAAGCGATCTACGACCAGTACGAAAGTACTGTAGACGTGGTGCGTTCCCGCGATTCCCTGCTGAAAGGAGAAGTGGAAGTCAAACTGGCCGAACGCGCCTGCAAAGAAAAACTCCTGTTGTTTGAAATGAGTGGCAAAGACACCACCATGAATTGTGGTACCACCTCGGGCATGAAACAATACGGCCCTCGCGCCAAGGAAATCAAAGAAGAAATCGTTTACCTCAACGAGGAAATTGCTGCCTTGCGCAGTAAAAACGACACCAAAATTGGCGACAATACCCAGGAAATCACCAAACTCCAGGCTGACCGCGCGGCAAAACTCAAAAGTTTCAACGATCAATTCAGTTACAATTACCTGGCTCGGGAGGTGGCGCTGGAACGTCTGGAAGCCAAACCGGTCGGGGGCACTTCGGTGAAATGGACCAAGTGGTTTTTGATCGTCTTCTTTGTATTAGTCGATATCCTGCCCGTCTTTTTTAAAGCCTCTACCAGACCCGGTGAATATGACCGCCTGCTGGACAAGGAGCGGGAAAGCATCGCGAACTCCTTTCCCGCGTACGAACGTGCACAGGAAGATCGGGTGCGCAAGGCTTATGTTGATCAAATGGCGCAGCACCGCGTGGATGAAGTCAACCGCACCTTTCAGGAAAAAAAAACCTCCTTTCCTGAATTAAAAGCCGAACTCAGTCAATACCTCAACGTCAATACTCCTTTTGAATATGGCAAGGAAGACACCAAACCTGACCCCGTTGGCCAACTGTGGAGCCGCAGTGGGCTGGATTGGTTGCGCTACGGCTTTTATTCCATCGGCCAATCCGGTTTTCTCGTGGCGTTTACCCGTGATTGGGCTTACCTCACGGGGGGCGTGTGGGTCTTCTTTTTGCTCAATCTCTTGATTGGGTATGTGGTCAAACGTACGGTTTAATTAACCAGCTAAAAAAACGACGATGTCCGATAATCAGCCAAATCAGGCCTATACTTTTGCCAAACAGTTTTTGATCTTTTTGGTGGTACTCAACCTTGGCGTGCTCTTTGCGTTGGGTACAATCTACCTCAAAGTGGACAAACAAAGACTTGCCCTGGAAGAACGGGAAACTAAAATGATCCGCGATTCGATTATTTACCGGGATTCCTTGCGGCGGGATACCAATTTTTTGAAGACTTTGCGGGTGGCGCCTATGGCGAAGGTGAGCCAGGAAATGACGCCGTAGGTGGGCAGGGCTGTTAAGTTCTATTGATGAGCCATGCTGAATCGACAAATCGCGTGGCGATGACCCATATTGTAGCGGCGGGTTTTAACCCGCCGTCAGTGACGTAATAAGGTTATGGAGTGCCGTAGGTACGACCTATACCTGTTAAAATTGGTCGTACCTACGGCACGCTATTAAAAACAAGATCGACCATTTCCATCGGCGGGTTAAAACCCGCCGCTATAAAATGGTTCGTCGCTACGCGACTCTTATTTTTGGTAGCTAAAGATTCTCCTTTTATTCAAGGTTGGATTTTAGCTTTATTTTTGAGCTTAACAGCCCTGCCTAGGTGGGTGTGTAATTACCTCCTCAACACCCTCCGCTCCTTCAAATCAAAGCGCTGTCCTTTTCCCAAAAAATAAAATGGCCCGGAGCTTGCAGCTTCACCTGTAGTTTTTGACGCATCGGCGCTGAAATTTTTGGCATCATAAATCGCTACAAACGAATTGCCGATTACCTCAAAAGTGTCTTTTTGCACCACGATCGCCGTGCTTTCATCGATGCCAATACCCAGTAATTCAGGACGCTGGCGAATCACTTCTACCAAATCAAACTGGCGGTTGCGGGTCAACAAGTGTTGGTCAATGGTCACGTTGTGGATAAAATCCAGCCCTTCCACATGATCGCCGATCATAAGGGCATTGCCCTTGGTATCGCCTCTTACCATAAACGAACCCTGGATAGTAGCTCCTGCCGAGGTACCCGCAATGACGCCTCCGCGGGTCAGCAAAGCCTTAAATTCACGGTGTGCCAGGGTATTCAGATAAGAGTCTGCCAGTCGCCAGTGCCGCCCACCGGTGAACCAGATGCCGGTGGCATTGCGTAAAGAAGCCACAAATCCTGGGTCATCCGCTTGTTTGCGGTCACGGGTGTGCAAGATGGTCACATTGTCTACTCCGAGTCGTTGCAGCAGGTCTTTTTCCACCGAAACGCCGGTGGCAATACTGGCATCTTCGTTGGCAGTGGGAATCACTACAATGTTGGCGCCTTCACCTCCGGCCAGTTCAATGAAACGCGCCCAGATGTCGGGACCTACTTTGCCTCCACCTACAATGATGAGCGCACCTTGTGCCGGGCCAACCGTCGGGGTGTTGTCCTGTGCCTGGGTAAGGGTGGCGCAGAGCAGTACATTAAGCAGCAAAAATAGGCTACACTGTTTTTTGAAAAACATAACTCAATGATTTTTGGCTCTGTCTATAGCGCTGAGCCTCATGTATACAAATTTTTCGCTCCGTTCGGAGCCTTCGGCTTTCTCGCGGCAGGCTAAATGGGAGCGCGGATGACGCGGATTAAGCGGATTTACACGGATCAAATCCGCGAAAATCCGTTTAATCCGCGTCATCGTACGTTTGCACTATCCAATTAATTGTGTTAATTAGTGATGAAAAGAAGTAGGGAGTGGATAAAACCTGACGCGTTAAAGGGCATTTAAGCCCGTCGCGGATGTTAGGTCCCACTCCCAATCATCACTCAAAGCTGGACAGTTCATTAGGCCTTGGAGCCTGCGTTACGATGATAGCTTGTCAGTGATGAATTACTTCAAAGTTACGATTACCACAAAAATAAAGGGATTATGCAAACAGTGCAGCAAATTTTCTTAGGCTTGGATGTTTCAAAAGACGAATTGGTATCGGCTCATCCTGATAAAAGTGCTGGCTCAGGGTGGAGTAAAGCTAAAATCATCAATGAAGTAGCCTTGATTAAAAAGTGGCTTACTGAAATTGGTGTGGCAGATAAGCACTTTGTTTTGGAACATACGGGGAACTACTCTCAGCGCCTAATCCATTGCCTTGATGAGTTAGGAGCGAGCTTTTCAGTGGTCAACCCAGCTCAAAGCAGAGCAATGGCTAAAGTGCTGATGAAAACGAGTAAAACTGATGATCAAGATGCTCAAACGCTATCCCGCCTAGGTCAAAGCTTGCTGACTCAACCCTACCAGATGCCCCCAAAAGCTCAGCGTATGCGCAAAGAAGCATTCAATGCTTTATGTGCTATGCAAAAACAAGAGCGACAGATTCAAAATCAATTGCATGCCTTGAAATATTTGGTTGACCCAAATGGGGTGGTTGTGGAGGGTTATCATAGCGTTTTGACGGTGGTTAGAACACAAATAAAACGCTTACAAGCTCAACTCAGACCAGAGGTAGATCAAGTCCAGGAAAAGCAATTGGTGGAGCGCATCAGTTCGATTAAGGGAGTGGGAAAGGCCACTGCCGAAGCCTTTGTTGCACTCTTTGGTGATTTTAGTGCTTTTGATTCAGCCAAAGCCTTTACGAAATTCATTGGCTTGGCACCATCAGAGTTTAGCTCTGGTAAATCGGTGCGAGGTCGATCCTCCATCACCAAAAAGGGAAGTGCCAAGATTAGGGCCTTGCTTTTTAATTGTGCTCGTAGCGCTATGAACTACAACACCTTTTGCAAGGCCCTTTATCAAAGAATTATTGCCAAAGGCAAAAATGGGAAAGTAGCATTAACCGCAGTGATGCATAAACTGGCGCGACAGATTTTTGGGGTTGTAAAATCTGGGGTAGACTTTGATCCCAAATTTACAATTCAAAAAAAATGTGTCTAAAAACTTGCTTTTAATCACAGTTCATCCGCGCTCCCATTGTTGTCGCTTATTGTGCTTAAAGTAGCGTTGGGTTGTTCATTTTCTGGCAACTCATTTTTTCGGCGCTACCGCCCCATCCTTCATTTCCAGCACCCCGTTCACCACAAACCAATCTTGCCAGCTACCGCCACTTCCTTTTTTCCAATTGGTCAGTTGAAAACTATGGCTGCCATCGGGTGTGCCCGGTACTTTGTATACTTTGAGGGCACTGCGGTTTTCCTCCCAATGCAAACTTTGCCCTGGAGTGCAGCGACCAGGAGGCTTGGGTCGCCGTTTGGCCGGTCGAATGAAATAGGCAAAATCACCCCGGCTTGGATCGCCGTACACCCGAGCCAGCCCATTGGCCTCGATGCAGACCGCAGTGTACTCCTCTGCCGCGATGCCATAAGCTGGTTCGCCGTAATCCTGGATAATACGGGCTATAAACACCACGTGTCTGCCCTGGCGTTCGCGGGCGTCGTAATGGGTGTCGGTGATCACACCTTTCAACCAACGTTGACGGATGAAATCGTCTTTCAACAGGGTAACTGCGCTGTCATAAGGATTGGTCAGCGCTTTAGGCGACTGGATGCCGCCATTTTCGGCACTGTACACGATACTGCCCAGAATGGCCATACCCGCCGAGGTGCCGCCCACCGGAATCCGCTTCACGTTGATGACGTATTGAATGGCCGAATCCAGTGGGGTATTGTTCCAGTACCTGACGTAATTGGCCTGGTTGCCCCCGGCAAACCACAGCGCTTCGGCATTGAGTACCTGGCGGATGATGTAGGGATCGTAACCCGAAGAATCGTTGTGGCAGAGGATTGACTCTACAGAATTGACTTTTTGACCCAATTCGGTGTACAAATACTTGTTGTACCCATCGCTGCCGCTGGCGCGCAGCACCAGCACATCACCTCCACCCGAATGTTGTAAAAACCAGATCATGGCATTGCGGTCTTCTTTGGCACCGCCCATCAAAACCGTTACTCCGGTGGTGGGTGTTTTTACATCGCTGGTGTCGCCGGTAAAATAACTGGTGTACACTTTGGCCTGTAAAGTAGAGGGAAGGAAAAAAACAATCCAGCCCAGCAGGCCGATGGAAAGGGTGAAACTGAACTTCATAAGGTTATTTGTACACTTTTCGTTTTTTTTTAATCCTGAGCCAGGTACCCCACATTTTATTGTAGGCGTGAACCTTGTCGGTCGGGTGGCCTTCCAGATTGACCAATGCCTGCTTGCAATTGACCCACTCGAAAATCCCGCCATACAAGTTGGCCGCATGGGGGTAACCCGCCGCAATCAGCTTTTCGGCGATTTTTTCGCTGCGGTAACCTACTGAACAATAGACTACAATCGGGACATTTTTTTGCACCTTTTCCAGACGGGAAAAATCAAAGTCTTTATAGCCCACCCAAATGGCACCTTTGACGTGGCTAACAGCGTATTCGTTCCACTCGCGGGAATCGATAAAAACGGGATAATGGGGGAGGTTTTGCGCAACGGATGCTACACTCAATTCCGGGACGGTATGTTTGAGCAATTTGCGCAGCACAAATTGATAAGAACGGCTTTGCACTTGCGCGTTTAGCCCCGTAAACAGACCCAAAAACATCAGGAATGCAAACCCGATCTTGCCTTGAAGACGAGTGAAATTGGGTGATTTTATGCTCATGTTAGAGACTTTACCACAAGATACTACTTTTGCCAGGCTTTTGGATTCTTGCTTTGCCACTTTCTAGAATTGGTGTAAAAAACTGATTTTGGCGATTGCGTGATCGATGTGCCCGGTTTTTCAACCAAATGCGTACCTATTTAAAGGCTCATCTGGTGGAAAAAGGAGTTGATTTGAGGTATACCCAAGAACTTTTGGGATATGAGCGCAGCAAAACGACCGAGGCTTATACCCATATCTCCTTTTAAGGTTAGAATAGAATCCAAAGCCCGATTGATGATTTGAAAATTTAATGGGTAATTACTTGTTAGATAAATAATCGCTGGCTATATTCGCAAATCAACTCATTACAGTAATGCGTAGATAAACCACTTAGAGGAAAAAAAACGATATGCGGATGAAGCGAACTTACCCGCAACTAACGACTAAGTAAAAGATGCAATGCGGGTTTTTAGTTAGTGGTTAGTTGCGGTAGGGACTTTTTATCGGAAACAAAAAATAAAAATATGAAAAAAATTACCTGGATTCTTTTAAGCCTTTTGATACTCTTTTCTTTAGAAGGCTGTTTAAATTTCCCAGAGCCCAATTCACAAACCATTAAACAAAAAACAATAAATTTGATTGTTGGAACTTGTGAAGGCATCATTGAAAGAGGTAAATTAGTCTGGGCAACTTCATCGAACGGAAATGATTATTGTGACTGGCAGTATCTAAAAGTAATTCAACATCGTGCTGGCAGAGGGAGTATTGAAGACGATATACTTTATGAACAAAATGAGCATGAGATAGCAAATTACGGCAGTAAACAAGCAAAGCAGTCTAATCTAAATTTAAGAAACGTAAACCGCATTGTGGGTAAATGGGAAACCATTCTTGCTCATGGCAACTATGGCGGACACCTTTATATCACATGGAATATCCAATCAAATGGAATTTGGACAGGGATCACGTATGCTGATATTGCTAAGACCACTCGAACATTTTCTACAAAGTGGAGATTAGAAGGAAATAATTTATATGATGTTGGAGATACAGAAGATTTTTTATACGTAATTCAATGGATAGACCAAAATACATTTAAAGTGATTGATACTAAGGGGATGGTATTAAATTCTATTTTTGAAAGAAATATTTCAACTTCAAGCACTAATAATAGGCAAGTAGATAGGTCTTTTAGTCATTCAGGTTGTCGTTTTTGTGACGGAAGCGGATATTCAAATTGCCAAACTTGTGGAGGTAGTGGGGAAGTTATCGGGATAGGCTACAACAAGGAAACATATAACAATATTTCTCAAAGGTATGAGTACCATTGGGTGCAACCATATAACCGTTGCGTATATTGTACAAACGGAAAAGTAACATGTATCAATAGACGATAAAACAAAAAACAAGAACGTTTGCTTCCCTGCCGACAGTCCTTTAAACACGGCTATTTGGTAGGGTAGCAAACACTCTCTGTAGATTCAATAAAAAGTGTAAATACACATGATACCAATATTTGCAATTGAACACCTCTAAAAAATCAAAAGAAAATTATGCACATAACATCTCTCTCGCTTCGTAATTTTCGGAATTTCAAAAAAGCAAAATTCCATTTTCAAAAAGGGATCAATACCTTAATCGGCGAAAATGGCTCCGGCAAGACAAATGTTTTTCTTGCTTTGCGTCTACTACTTGATGATCGGATGCCACGCAAAATTGACCTCACAGACACAGATTTCAATCGTGTTATTGGCAATTGGCGAGGTCATTGGTTGGTCATTTCTATCCAATTTGGAGAACTTGATAATAGCGAAGATTGTCAAGTACTTTCAGTACACGCGACAGGTGATGCCAGCGGGCAGGGAGGACGGCTCACTTTGTTTTTCAGGCCTAACTTTAATACGAGGAAGCAACTTTTTGATTTTTCTTCCAAAGATACATCTGAAAAAACCGACGAAACATATCAAAAAATACTTGAGGGCATTACCATAGGCAATTACGAATCTATTGTCAGGGGGAGTGGAACTGGCGATTTCTCTGATGATGCTCTTTATAAAATCTGCGCCGGCGATTTTGAAAACCGAGTTTTCCCTGACCCAAACGATGATGATGTAGCAGTGTTAGGCACACCTGTTAACCACTCAGAGCTGCTCAAAGATTTTTCATGCACTTTTGTTAAAGCAATGCGTGATGTGGTGGAAGATTTAAAAAATCCAAAGACAAGCCCGCTTCTTCATTTACTTCGCAAAGAAGACAAAAGCAAAATCGATAGCGAAAGTATCCTAGATAAAATCCGAGGCCTTAACGACGATATAAATGACCTTACTGAAGTCAAAAATTTGACTACTGGCATCTCAACAAGCATCAATACTGCTGTCGGGTATACTTATGCCCCCAATGTAAAAATCAGTTCGGACGTACCAAATGACATTGAGCGGCTCTTTCAATCCTTAAAATTACAAGTCGGGGATCCCGATGACCTTGGGCACTTAGGGCGACTCGACCGATTAAGCCTTGGTGGGGCAAATCTTATCTATCTTTCTTTACGGTTGCTCGAATATGAACGTATACTTTCCAAACATGAAAAAGCAGCGCATTTTTTGATGATTGAAGAACCAGAAGCACATATACATACACATATTCAGAAATCTATCTTTAAAAACATGTCGCCCGAAAAAATTCGGACGCAGGTTATTGTTTCGACCCATTCAACTCATATTTCTTCGGCAAGTCGCATTCGCTCGGTTAATTTACTCTCTCGGCGTGGGCAGTTTGCCGAGGTTTTTTATCCAGGAAAAGATTTGGAAGAAGGTCAAATTGATTCCATAGAACGATATCTTGATGCAGTCCGCAGTACGCTACTTTTTGCAAAAGGTGTTGTTATGGTCGAAGGCGATGCAGAACAAATCGTGATTCCAGAACTTTTTTTGAAAGTTTTTGGCGTGAGCCTCGACGAAATAGGCGTGAGTTTGGTTAACATTGGAAGCACAGGATTTAAAAATCTCGCGGTGCTTTTCCATGACGAGCGAGTGCGTCGGCGGTGTGCGATTGTTACGGATTTGGATGATTCACCTGCGACTGAAGTCATTGTTGCCAATGCTGAAAAATGGAAAGATTTCGAAAATTCAAAGGCAAAGGGGGCAGAGCGGAAGGTGCACCTTGAAGATTTCAGTAACAGTAATTCTTGGATCGAACTGTTTTTTGCTCAAAACACATTTGAAGTAGATTTTTTACGCGCAGGTAATCAAAAAACAATTGTTGAAGTCGTGAAGTCGATTTATACAAGAAAAGCAGACGTTGTAAGATCTCTTGCAAAAATTCGCTCGGGCGATACTTCGGTTTCCAACTTGGAAATACTTCGCCTTGCTGAAAAAGAAGGTAAAGGCTGGTTTGCAATCCTTCTCTCCAAGCATTTGACTCACGAAACACTCATACCGGATTACATTTTGCAAGCTGTGGCGTTTGCAGCCCCATTTCCTATGGATTGGCGAATGCTAGCGACGATTGCCCAATTTCGACTGGAAAAAATGAATGCAACCAGCACTATCGCCAATGATTTGTTCCGAAGTTTTCCACAGAATTTGACGGACGAAAATGCCGAAGACTTTATCAAAACTTTTAAGTCCGCTTTTCCCGACGATCAACTCACTCAATTTATCACAGTCCAAAAATGATCTTAGAAGACCTCAATGATGAACAGAAAAAAGCAGTTTGTTTTGATGACCATTTACTGCTAACAGCTTGCCCAGGTAGCGGAAAAACGCGAGTCATAAGCCATATAATAGCATATGAACTTGGTAGACTCAATTCCCTAAACCGTCGCATTGTTGCACTCACTTTCACGATTCGGGCAGCGGAAGAAATCGAACGAAGACTACACCTAATGGAGATAGAAACATCTAGGCTTTGGTCGGGAAATATCCACGCATTTTGTTTGAACTGGATATTAAGACCTTATGCTGGTTTTCATCCGAGAACTCAACGTGGGTTTGTAATTATTGATGCCGTGAAAACCAATGAAATCTTGGAGGTGTTGTTGCAGAAAGATGATTATTCTATAATCCGAGAAGATTTCAAATTCAATAGCCCTATTGTGAAGATACAGCCCAACGGCTCGTTTATAGTCAAGAAACCAACCCACATGCCGCTTTTCGAAGCTTATCGAACAGAGTTGGAAATCAATCGTTTTGTGGATTTTGAACATCTTCTGTTTTACTCGCTCGAATTGTTACGTAGTTGCCCGAAAATAGCTGTGACACTTTCTGGAGTTTTTCAAAATATTCTTATTGATGAATTTCAGGACACGCAAGAACTTCAATATCAAATCATTTTTGAAATCGTTACCGCCGGCCGCGGTCGAACAAAGGTTTCTTTCGTCGGCGACTGCGATCAAGCAATTTTCAGCTCGCTCGGGGGCGTTGCAAAGTCCAAAGAAGAAATTGAAGCGGGCATCAAGGCAAAAGTTGAATCCCTTGACCTTAGTGGAAATTACCGAAGCAACCAGCGCGTGATTAATTATTATCGAAATTTCCAGACAACACCCATTGAAATCACTGCACGTAGTCTGATAAGAGATAACCCTGGGAAAATCACGTTGAACAAAACCTTGAAAAGAGAAAATTTAGCAGACGAGATAGCAAAACTAATTCAACAAAGCCTCAACCAAGGCATCGTAGAGGAAGAAATCGGAATTTTAGTGCCACAATGGCTTTTGATATTGCCACTCGCTCGAAAATTAAAACATTTACTCCCCGGAGTTTCATTCGACGCTTCAGGTATCGCCCCTATGTCTGATAGCCGAGACAACCTTTTTTACAAAATTGCTCGGCTTTTTTTAACTGCACCTTCGCAGCGTTTGTACAAGGTTCGGCAGCGGTGGGCGACGGAAATAGGTCTGGAATTGGCGCTTTCTATTGGCTGCAACCAGGAAAATCCGCAGTTTTCGGCACGTCAGGTTTTAAAAATTGTTAATAGCATCCAATCTAGCGAAACTCAAGCCGATCCTTATTTGCGGGAGTGTTTAACTAATTTTCTCTTTGCTTTTCATGTCAAAATATCAGATTTCCCTGCTCTTTCAATCAGTTTTGAGTCCTACTTCAGAGGCATCCAGCGGCGCATCGAACGTGCCAAAAAAGAAGGCGACCCTTTGCCGGAAGACATCGAATCGTTCAGAAATTTTTATCGGGAGGCAACAGGGGTGGTCATCAGTACTGTGCATGGGGCAAAAGGTGAAGAATATGAAACAATTATTGCATTTGGCCTATTAAAAGGTTTTTTACCACATTGGAATGATATAATTGATAAATCTATTGACGAAAATGATGTTTCTCGTAAATTGCTTTATGTTATTTGTTCACGAGCTAAGAACAACTTACATTTGATAATGGAAGGTGGGCGAACGACACGGAAAGGCGATCCACTTGAATTCAATAACTTGCTTTCCAATTTACAATTTGAATACGATGAACCATAATACTCTAGGTCGAGAACATCAACTATCGAAATAGTCAAAACCGAGAACAAAGGATGTGCGAATATGCTTCCTAAGCGTCGCATATTCGCACATCCAACCGTCAGCACCAATCTTAACGATTAAAATACAAGATTTTAAACCACTTGACAACTATGAAGAATTTAAAATTTTTAATCTTAATTGTTTTATTGACACTGAGCATTGATTCATTTTCCCAAATTGGAGTAACGAGCTATTCTATTTATGCATTAGGGATTAACACTTCTCAGCATAAACGGATTAGTGGAGAAATAAAGGCATTTGCAAATCGACCTATTGGGGATATTTTAGTAGAAATTGATGGTTTTTACAATTTTAAACCGAGACCCTATCATCGATTTTCGATTGGCTTAGGTGTCAATGTAGCCCCATTCAAAGAATTTGACCGGTTCTATGCATTGACGATTCCAGTTTCCATTGAAATTTACCCATTGCAGGACTTTAAAAAATTATCATTACTCTTTGAATTGGCACCTGAGGTATTAGCAGAAGATGGTGTAAATCTTCGAAGTTTATGG includes these proteins:
- a CDS encoding ATP-dependent nuclease gives rise to the protein MHITSLSLRNFRNFKKAKFHFQKGINTLIGENGSGKTNVFLALRLLLDDRMPRKIDLTDTDFNRVIGNWRGHWLVISIQFGELDNSEDCQVLSVHATGDASGQGGRLTLFFRPNFNTRKQLFDFSSKDTSEKTDETYQKILEGITIGNYESIVRGSGTGDFSDDALYKICAGDFENRVFPDPNDDDVAVLGTPVNHSELLKDFSCTFVKAMRDVVEDLKNPKTSPLLHLLRKEDKSKIDSESILDKIRGLNDDINDLTEVKNLTTGISTSINTAVGYTYAPNVKISSDVPNDIERLFQSLKLQVGDPDDLGHLGRLDRLSLGGANLIYLSLRLLEYERILSKHEKAAHFLMIEEPEAHIHTHIQKSIFKNMSPEKIRTQVIVSTHSTHISSASRIRSVNLLSRRGQFAEVFYPGKDLEEGQIDSIERYLDAVRSTLLFAKGVVMVEGDAEQIVIPELFLKVFGVSLDEIGVSLVNIGSTGFKNLAVLFHDERVRRRCAIVTDLDDSPATEVIVANAEKWKDFENSKAKGAERKVHLEDFSNSNSWIELFFAQNTFEVDFLRAGNQKTIVEVVKSIYTRKADVVRSLAKIRSGDTSVSNLEILRLAEKEGKGWFAILLSKHLTHETLIPDYILQAVAFAAPFPMDWRMLATIAQFRLEKMNATSTIANDLFRSFPQNLTDENAEDFIKTFKSAFPDDQLTQFITVQK
- a CDS encoding UvrD-helicase domain-containing protein gives rise to the protein MILEDLNDEQKKAVCFDDHLLLTACPGSGKTRVISHIIAYELGRLNSLNRRIVALTFTIRAAEEIERRLHLMEIETSRLWSGNIHAFCLNWILRPYAGFHPRTQRGFVIIDAVKTNEILEVLLQKDDYSIIREDFKFNSPIVKIQPNGSFIVKKPTHMPLFEAYRTELEINRFVDFEHLLFYSLELLRSCPKIAVTLSGVFQNILIDEFQDTQELQYQIIFEIVTAGRGRTKVSFVGDCDQAIFSSLGGVAKSKEEIEAGIKAKVESLDLSGNYRSNQRVINYYRNFQTTPIEITARSLIRDNPGKITLNKTLKRENLADEIAKLIQQSLNQGIVEEEIGILVPQWLLILPLARKLKHLLPGVSFDASGIAPMSDSRDNLFYKIARLFLTAPSQRLYKVRQRWATEIGLELALSIGCNQENPQFSARQVLKIVNSIQSSETQADPYLRECLTNFLFAFHVKISDFPALSISFESYFRGIQRRIERAKKEGDPLPEDIESFRNFYREATGVVISTVHGAKGEEYETIIAFGLLKGFLPHWNDIIDKSIDENDVSRKLLYVICSRAKNNLHLIMEGGRTTRKGDPLEFNNLLSNLQFEYDEP